The DNA segment CGGACGTCCAGTATAGATACTAACATGATTTTGTACGACCAACGAGCTTGTGGAACCAACCCTAGTGCTCGAGATTGTGTTACTACCTAGGTAGATCGGTGTTTGATGCGAGGAGTTGGGTTCTGTTCGAGAACTGACATGGTTTATATTGGCCACGGCTTCAGTAACGGGCAGCTTATCTTCCGCAAATCTCTACGAAGCTGGTTTCCTAAAAACACCAGCACATATCGCACATAGAGCTGTACAACAACGTGGCTCGGAAATTCATTTCAGGCAGTCCGAACCGGCCTGAGAAATCCCTGTGTGTCTGCGATGTACCTCAAGTCACCAAAGAGCAAAAAAGGGCGTGTCTAACCCGCTCTATCAAGCTCAAACATTTCCTTGGTTCGTCATGTTGTGtaaccccaacatcaaaaaacaTCAACGGTCAGATCCAATCGGCGGCTATTAGAACGGCCGAATGGCCCGTCCCCCTCTTGCAGACGCCTTCGGTAGACGCTCAGGGACACCTGGCCAGAGAGTCTCGGGCAAACACGGTACTGTGTTGATAAATCACAAACTGCGTGGATTTGAGGTGTTCCATAGAATTGTTGTTAGCATGATAGGATTCATGACTGCATTGAGCCGTCAAAAATCTTGTTATCAGCGATGAAACATCACCGAAGAAGGGGGGCAGATTAAAAGTTAGGAATTAAACCGGCATATAGAGCTCGGGATCAGGTGTGCAATGTGCAAGACTCCATCCGAGGGTATATATCTATATTTACACATGAACCACCCAAAATCTCTTCCTGGGGGTATCCCGCTCAAAGTAGCAGGCCTTAGGCAAGGAACATGAGGGCCCACCCAGCCACTGCAGCAGCCAAAAAACCAGTGGCGGCACCGGTCACACCGGCGCCGCTGGTGTCGTCCTGGAACTCTTCAACGGTCGTCTGCTCACAGATGCCCGAGTCCTTGAGCGCATCGGCGGGGACATAGACCTTGGGAACGCCGTTGTTCATCTTCATGTCGATAGTGCCCGACATGCCAGCCTGGTTGGACTGGCAGGTGAGGACCTCAACGACCTTCTGATCGGCCTGGAAGCCGCCAACGGTGAGCGTATGTTTGCCGCCCTtggagctgttgttggtgatgcagTACACGATCTGACTGCCGTAGGAGCCCTTCTTGGTGCAAAagtagttgttgttggcctcAAGGATCTCGGAGGCGGTGTTGACATAgtccttgtcgagcttgatgatgtggttgcGCACCTTGTTGAGCGTGGCGGTGAGCTTGTACAGGGGCGACTCTTTGTCATAGCCGGACTGCCAGAGAGGCTCACGGTTGTGAGGAGTCTCGAAGCCGTTAAAGTGCTGCTCCTGGCCCTGGTACACGGTGGGAACGCCGTCGTTGAGGATAACGTAGGTCATGGCGTTCTTGGCAATGGCCATGTCGCTGTTCTTGTTGGCGAAACGGGGCATGTCATGGTTCTCGACAAAGGTGCCCAGGGCAAAGGTGTCGTTGCAGTTGTTGATGgcctgcttcttgatctgGGCGAGCTTCTCGAAAGAGCCGCCGTTGAAGCCCTCGATGAGCTTGTAGTAGTCGAGATAGTTGGGCATGCCGGGCAGGAGGTCCAGAGTCTGGTAGCGGCAGAAGTCCTCGGTCTCGCCCGTCAAAACCTCGCCCCAGGCAAACACACCCGAAGCCTTGACAAAGCCGGGCAAGAACTCGTCGTTGACGTGCTTGGCGGCGTCGATGCGGAGACCGTCAATGGAATAGTTGCTGACAAGACCCTTGATCCAGCTGTTCATCTCCTTGATCACGAATTCGTTGCGGGTGTCGAGATCGGCAAGGGCAACGCCATAGGGGTAGAGCCAGCAGTCTTGGTATTCGGTGGCGTTCAACCAGCCTTCCTCGGTGACGTTGCAGTAGGGATGGAAGTACTTCTCGTCGTTGAAGGGGTTGAACTTGGAGTAATCGaccttgggaggggggttgttgtcgaaCTTTTGGGCCATGTGGTTGACGACAACATCGGCCATGAGGTAGATGTCGCgcttcttgagctcggccACCAGATCCTTGAAGTCCTTCTCGGTGCCAAACTTGTCGTTGAGGGCATACAGATCGGTGGTCCAGTAGCCGTGGTAGGGGTCACCGGCGGCTGTGTGCTCCTCCATGTTCTTGTTGATGGGGCTGATCTGGACGGCCGTGAAGCCCATGTCTTGGATGTAGTCGAGCTTGTTGATCAAGCCTCTCCAGGTGCCACCGCAGAACTCGTGGGCCTCACACTCGTGGTCGATGGAGCCATCGGTGCGGGCATAACGGTCAATCATGACCTGGTAGACGGATCGTGTCTTCCATTCCTCAGCGTCGGCAgcaaggccgaggccagAGAAGGCCAGACTGGCAACGCCAGCCAGGCTCAAAAGTGAAGCTCGCATGGTGGGTGTCTTGCTGTCAAGCAGAAGCTGAGAATATCCCAAAATAGGAAAGCGACGATACTTGTAAGACGGGCAGTGAAAAGCTGGTTCGGATGCACCGGTGTCTTCGGCCCAatatttttttcttcctccttcctTGTTATTTATGCTTAGTGAGTGACTCGGGTCAGATACCCCCTTctttcttcgtcttcttgcTTCTCGTCCTAACACATTGGGGCCgaaaggcaaaaaaaaaaagagtgtGAATACGCCTAAGACGGCGTTTTTGGAAATGTGTGTATAAAGCGAATGTAGGGAATAAACAACCGTTGAGGTGTCAAAGATGACTGGCGTCAGGTTGGACAGACTCTGGGGAAAATAAAAGGGGGGGGCCCAGGGGGAGGGAACACCGCGTCTCTACAGGACGCTACGGACACGCTTTTCGACCCGACACCACTGTGCTGGGCATGTCGGGAGGGGCCCGGGGACACCGGCCAGTGGTTGACATTGGGGAcaagggggcggggggggggagggtgtgtgTTCATGGGGTGTCCATGCAACGGGACGAGATGAGAGATGAGGAGATGAGCCTACCAGCCAAGACAGTccaagaagaggttggacaCTGTGCATTGCTTGCGAGAATGGGGAACCAGTAGGGGACCCCTGCCGCGCCGACTCGTGTCAGTCGAATGTTGACCCATCCGGTCTCCGCTTTGAACTGCAGGCTTTTTCTTGGACTGAAATTAGGGGCGTTTCTGTTTTTCTCATGTAACGGTTCTGCCGGCGGCATTGTTGCAGTAAGGCATCCGTACCTACTAACTAACATGACTTCCAAGTTCTATCTACCCTATACATCTATGGTCGGGATAAGCTTCCGAGTCGTGCGGTGTTGAAGAGGCACAGAGGATTAACTCATCCTGCCGTTGAGCCAAGCCGTTGTCGGGTGTTAGTGTATGCCAGATGGCAGACCTGCTTGCCAGGCGGGATAGGGATGCCAGCGCGCGCGCGCCGCGGTGTGGCGTCGAATGACGGAACATTGGCCAGGTAGGTACCGGTAAGCGAAGGGGTGTGGACCTTTTGTTCATTCTTGGCGCACCACTCTTTTCAGGAACTCGAAGCCGCCGACCGAAACATCTTCTccagagaaaaaaaggagcaccagcagcagaagcagaaacACGAAGGCCACTAACAGCTGGCTCCATCCCGGTCATTTCGTCGTTTCGGCCTGTCAGTGTCAGCAACACAGAGACATCCACGACATCCTTCTCTTCCAGTGAGTGCCATCAACCCAGGGCAATGGTCCAGAACGACACCAAAGCAGCAGGGACATTTCTTGTCGTCGCGCTGGGCAGTCGACAGAGCCCGTGGCAAGGCGCGAACAAGCACGCAAagacttcttcttttccgccTTCCGAAGCCCGATCGAGCGGGTCGCATCGAATCTGCCGCGGTACCTCCTCTGCGATCCCTGTCTGCGCACGCTCGTATCGAATCAAGCTGCCAGGGCCCAATGGTCACAGTGCGCTGGACATGGAGGGTCGGAGGCGACAAACCAGGGCACTCTCCACCCTGCCGACACAAGTTTTGCACCATGAACCTCGACAAGCCTCTCAAGCTTCCAGTCTAACCCGCCTTATCGCCCGTCCCAAGAAAAGGGGCAGCAGTGCACCGTCGCACCGGCCAAGGCCTGGATAAGGGAAAATTGGGAAAGGCACCACCTGTTGCATTCATCCACATCCGCCCACCAGCCTCCTCTGCCTTGCCGGGTTCTTCATGTCGAGAActtgtgtttttgttttggcctTCATGTTCATCTCACCGTCTCACGGGGGCCATGCCGGCATCTGCTTTCTTTCGACGGCCTTTCCAAGGAGATGGCCGAGGGTCCGCGAAATGATGTCGATGCCGTCGAGATGAAGTGGGAAAAGGAGAGCTGATGAGCCAACGAGCGAACATGCCGAAAGTGATAATTCCTATCAAAAGCAACTGATAGGCTGAGTGGCCTCGACGCGGCTCCGCCTATCTGCGCTCCGGTATTCTTCCGCGCGCGAGGGTGGCCAACGCGAGCTGGGGAGGTGTGGCAGCTGTGATGCTCCCACGCCCAGCATCCAGATCTCCACTTGGAAGGTCTGACCACGGGTTTCcatgcccccttttcccgccTCTCTCCCTCTGTGACCGGATGGGGCTTCGTCGTGTCGTGGAGTTCACAGCTAGGGCTGGCTGGCCTGTCCAACGTGTCTCGTCCGTCCGGGGgtcgggaggggggggggagggcttcGATAGCGCGCatctttttccctttctaatctgttggtggttgccatcatcgtcctTCTTTGTATTGTTGTGTTTTCGAAAGTCGTACTGCTGaattttgtcttgtcttgtcttttgttttttatttGGCATTGTCTCTCGTTTCCAAACCTACTGTCGCTCCCAATGAGAGGCGAGCGACGGTCAACATGATCCGCCCTCCGTTCTTTTCGAATGCCCTactcatcaccctccttaCGGCCACCACACTCGTTCAAGGCCTCAGATACGACAAGGATGAAGAGAACTGGAACCTCAACACGAAGAAGTCGGCCAAGACGCCGCTCGAATATGACTACGATGTCTCTCTACGACCAGAAAACTACACCTACATGGACTCCCCCACAAACTGGCGGATGCCCGTATACACTCTCTTTTTAGATCGATGGGTCAATGGCGACCCAAACAATGACGACATCAACGGCACCCTCTACGAGACCGACATGATGAGCACGCAGCTACGCTTTGGAGGAGATCTCGAAGGACTGAGGGACTCTCTCGACTACATTGCTGGCATGGGTGCCAAGGTATGCTGAAcggcgggggcggggagtTCGACCATCAATGAAGAGAGGGCAGAGGGTGCTGACAGACGACAGGCCATTTACATTGCTGGATCTCCCTTCATCAACTTGCCATGGGGTGCCGACTCCTACTCGGTATGTGCAACTAGAGCTCACCTATCTTGGGTGTGGTGGTAGTGGAAGATGTACTGACCGAGGCCATGCCAGCCCATCGACTTGACTATGCTTGATAAGCACTTTGGACACATCCGTGAGTGGCAGGAGGTTATCCATGAAATTCACGAGCGCAACATGTGGGTTATCATCGATAACACCATGGCTACGTAAGTTTGCTTCCGGCAGGTGGTTCCGCTGAGGTGGTGCAAAATCTGACATGTCTCTCCCGGGCAGCATGAGTGATCTGATTGGTTTCGAGGGCTTCCTCAACGAGACGACGCCTTTCCGGACCGAAGAACACAAGGTTCTGTGGAAGACTGATCGTGTGTACCCCGACTTCTCCATCGGTAACGAGTACAACGAAACATGTGACTACCCCGAATTCTGGTACGAGGACGGCAAGCGCATCAAGCCGCCAGGACTCAAGGGCTGCTACAACAGTGACTTTGACCAGTATGGTGATATCGAAGCCTTCGGTGTGTTTCCCGATTGGCAGCGTCAGCTGGCCAAGTTCGCCTCGGTGCAGGATCGTCTCCGCGACTGGCATCCTTCTGTGGCCGCCCGTATTGAACACTTTTCTTGCATGGCCGTGAGGGCGCTGGACATTGACGCTTTCCGTATCGACAAGGCCGTCCAGGTCACGGTGGACGCCCAGGCTTCCTTCAGCTCTGCGATGCGCAAGTGTGCCACCGAAATTGGCAAGACCAACTTTGCCGTCTTTGGTGAAATCACGAGCGGCAACACGCTTGGATCCATTTACATTGGCCGTGGCCGCGAGCCCGGGGCGGCCGAGAACTTGCATCCCGAAAAGGCCATGAACATGGACTCGGACTGGAAGAACAACCAGGACCTTTTTGTCCGGGAGCCCGGCAACAGTGCCCTCGACGGCGGTGCTTTCCACTACTCCATCTACCGTTCCATGACGCGTTTCCTCGGCCTCAGTGGCCATCTCCAGGCCGGGTTCGACTTGTCTGTCGACTGGGTCATGACCTGGCACGAGATGCTCAAGACCAACGACATGTACAATGCCAACACGGGCAAGTTCGACCCCCGTCATCTCTACGGTGCCACCAATCAGGATGTGTTCCGTTGGCCGTCGGTTGTTCAGGGCATGGAGCGTCAGTTGCTCGCCTATTTCATCATCACGTTTGTGCTCCCCGGCGCGCCCATCATCTACTACGGCGAGGAGCAGGCGCTCTACGCCCTCGACGGTACGGCTGCCAACTACGTTTTCGGTCGCCAGGCGATGGCCCCCTCGCCAGCATGGAAGGCACACGGGTGCTTCCAGCTCAACGTCACGCAGTACATTGGCTGGCCCGTCGAGAAGGGCCGTCTCGGCTGCCAGGACGACGGCGTTGCTCGAGACCACCGCGATCCTGCGGCCCATCTGCGGAACACCTTCAAGCACATGTTTGCCATCCGCGATCACCTTCGCAGCATCGATCATGGCTGGTACCTCAAGACTCTCGCCAAGCAAACCGAGGAGATTTGGCTGGATGGTAGCACAAACTTCACCGAGACTGGTATCTGGAGCGTTGGCCGGGGGACCTCCGACACGCAACCCGAGGACGAAGAGCCTGTGTGGCTCATCTACAGCAACCGCAACAAGACCCATACCTACGAATTTGACTGCAGCAACCCCGATACCTTCAACAAGGGTGCCTTCATCGCTCCCTTCGACGCTGGCACCAAGATTCGGGATGTCTTTGAGGACGGACCTGAGATCACTCTCGAGGCTTCTCCTGTCAAGAACGAGTTCGGCAACAGCACCAAGAATGCGGGCTGTCTCAGCAAGATTGTCATGCCCCCTTATGGCTTCAAGATGTATGTGCTCAAGGACAGCTGGCTCGAGCCGGCCCCCATGATCACCAAGTTTGAACCCGGTCATGACATGTCCATCGATTCCACCGGCAAGGGCGGCGTGATCCCGATTCGCCTCGAGTTCAACCACGAGATGGACTGCGACTCTGTCAAGAAATCGACCACCGCCGTCCTCACGGTGGACCACTCGGGCATAGCCAAccccaagaagctcgacatcACCTGGGACAACAATGCCTGTGGAACGTTTACCCCCTCCGAGAAGAGCGAGTACATCGGGTCGATCGAGTCAACTTGGAAGATCACTGGAAAGCTCACCAATGTCCAAGacggcatcatcaagctgTCCGTCAGGAACGCTACTAGAGAGGACGGATCTGCCAGCACCAATGCCAATGATCATTTCTTGATCCGGTTTGGGGCGCCAAACAACCCGGTCGTGTTTCCATCGTCGGCCAACTACTCCCGCACCCTCTTGCACTTTGACGGAAACAGGATGGCCATCAATCACAGCGCCGCGGGCGCTACGCACTTCAGGTTCAGCACCGACTTCGGTTCCATCTGGAGCGAGTGGTTCCCGTACGACGCCGAAAAGACATACCAAGAAGTTGACGCCATGTACCGAGACAACACTCTCTGGACAGGTACGGAGCTGCAGAAGTGGGAGGGCAAGCACCTGCAGGTTCAGTACTTCAGCAAGCCCCTCGGCTCGTCCGGCTTCATCCAGCACGCCGACAGCAACGACATCACCTTTGAGCGCCATGTCCCACACATTCGAATCCACGGTCCGTACAACAAGTGGGGCTATGATGCCGGCTTGCCCGGCTCCATGGACTTggttcaccaccacacctggGAGCTGCACTACATGTATGAGTGGCCGGCCGAGTTCCAGCTGAACGTTTGGGGTATCAATCCCGACAACCAGCCCGATGTTGGCTTCATCTACGGTGACATTGACAACGACGGCATCGTCGACCGTCTTCCCCCGAGCAGTCTGGCCAGAAAcgtcatcaacatcaccgagGCCCCCCCCCTACCGCAGCTCGCCTACAAGCTCGTCTACAACGACGCCACGTGGAGATTCGAGTACATTCCCACTGGTCACATTGGCATCCAGGTGgttctcttcatcctccttgccATCATTCCCGTCTTGCTCGCCGTGCTTGCAGGCTGGATCTACATGCACAGCTTCTACCaggtcaagatcaacaagtCCGGCTTCAGCTCCAAGGGCTGGGTCCCGCTCAAGCTGGGCAACCTGTCCAAGCTTGACTTCCGGAATCTTGgaaagggtggtgttgagatgaGCCCCAtgcctcccccgcctcccagCGCTGCTTTGGTTCCTTTTGGTAGCGGCGGTGGTCAGAGGACCGTCTTGATCGCGACCATGGAGTACAACATTGACGACTTTggcatcaagatcaagattGGTGGTCTCGGTGTGATGGCCCAGCTCATGGGTTCTGCCCTGAAGCACATGAACCTCATCTGGGTCATTCCGGTCGTCGGCGATGTCACGTATCCCTTTGACAGCATGCAGGCCGCCGAGCCCATGTACGTCCAGGTCATGGGCCAGCCGTACGAGATTGAGGTCTACTACTATactgtcaacaacatcacctaCGTCCTCCTGGACGCCCCCATCTTCCGCAAGCAGACCAAGGCCAACCCCTACATCGCGCGCATGGACGACATTGAGTCGGCCATCCTGTACGCCGCCTGGAACTCCTGCATTGCCGAAACCATCCGCCG comes from the Podospora pseudocomata strain CBS 415.72m chromosome 5, whole genome shotgun sequence genome and includes:
- a CDS encoding hypothetical protein (COG:G; EggNog:ENOG503NV3E; CAZy:GH13), giving the protein MPPAEPLHEKNRNAPNFSPRKSLQFKAETGWVNIRLTRVGAAGVPYWFPILASNAQCPTSSWTVLADTGASEPAFHCPSYKYRRFPILGYSQLLLDSKTPTMRASLLSLAGVASLAFSGLGLAADAEEWKTRSVYQVMIDRYARTDGSIDHECEAHEFCGGTWRGLINKLDYIQDMGFTAVQISPINKNMEEHTAAGDPYHGYWTTDLYALNDKFGTEKDFKDLVAELKKRDIYLMADVVVNHMAQKFDNNPPPKVDYSKFNPFNDEKYFHPYCNVTEEGWLNATEYQDCWLYPYGVALADLDTRNEFVIKEMNSWIKGLVSNYSIDGLRIDAAKHVNDEFLPGFVKASGVFAWGEVLTGETEDFCRYQTLDLLPGMPNYLDYYKLIEGFNGGSFEKLAQIKKQAINNCNDTFALGTFVENHDMPRFANKNSDMAIAKNAMTYVILNDGVPTVYQGQEQHFNGFETPHNREPLWQSGYDKESPLYKLTATLNKVRNHIIKLDKDYVNTASEILEANNNYFCTKKGSYGSQIVYCITNNSSKGGKHTLTVGGFQADQKVVEVLTCQSNQAGMSGTIDMKMNNGVPKVYVPADALKDSGICEQTTVEEFQDDTSGAGVTGAATGFLAAAVAGWALMFLA
- a CDS encoding hypothetical protein (COG:G; EggNog:ENOG503PD1N; CAZy:GT5; CAZy:GH13) translates to MIRPPFFSNALLITLLTATTLVQGLRYDKDEENWNLNTKKSAKTPLEYDYDVSLRPENYTYMDSPTNWRMPVYTLFLDRWVNGDPNNDDINGTLYETDMMSTQLRFGGDLEGLRDSLDYIAGMGAKAIYIAGSPFINLPWGADSYSPIDLTMLDKHFGHIREWQEVIHEIHERNMWVIIDNTMATMSDLIGFEGFLNETTPFRTEEHKVLWKTDRVYPDFSIGNEYNETCDYPEFWYEDGKRIKPPGLKGCYNSDFDQYGDIEAFGVFPDWQRQLAKFASVQDRLRDWHPSVAARIEHFSCMAVRALDIDAFRIDKAVQVTVDAQASFSSAMRKCATEIGKTNFAVFGEITSGNTLGSIYIGRGREPGAAENLHPEKAMNMDSDWKNNQDLFVREPGNSALDGGAFHYSIYRSMTRFLGLSGHLQAGFDLSVDWVMTWHEMLKTNDMYNANTGKFDPRHLYGATNQDVFRWPSVVQGMERQLLAYFIITFVLPGAPIIYYGEEQALYALDGTAANYVFGRQAMAPSPAWKAHGCFQLNVTQYIGWPVEKGRLGCQDDGVARDHRDPAAHLRNTFKHMFAIRDHLRSIDHGWYLKTLAKQTEEIWLDGSTNFTETGIWSVGRGTSDTQPEDEEPVWLIYSNRNKTHTYEFDCSNPDTFNKGAFIAPFDAGTKIRDVFEDGPEITLEASPVKNEFGNSTKNAGCLSKIVMPPYGFKMYVLKDSWLEPAPMITKFEPGHDMSIDSTGKGGVIPIRLEFNHEMDCDSVKKSTTAVLTVDHSGIANPKKLDITWDNNACGTFTPSEKSEYIGSIESTWKITGKLTNVQDGIIKLSVRNATREDGSASTNANDHFLIRFGAPNNPVVFPSSANYSRTLLHFDGNRMAINHSAAGATHFRFSTDFGSIWSEWFPYDAEKTYQEVDAMYRDNTLWTGTELQKWEGKHLQVQYFSKPLGSSGFIQHADSNDITFERHVPHIRIHGPYNKWGYDAGLPGSMDLVHHHTWELHYMYEWPAEFQLNVWGINPDNQPDVGFIYGDIDNDGIVDRLPPSSLARNVINITEAPPLPQLAYKLVYNDATWRFEYIPTGHIGIQVVLFILLAIIPVLLAVLAGWIYMHSFYQVKINKSGFSSKGWVPLKLGNLSKLDFRNLGKGGVEMSPMPPPPPSAALVPFGSGGGQRTVLIATMEYNIDDFGIKIKIGGLGVMAQLMGSALKHMNLIWVIPVVGDVTYPFDSMQAAEPMYVQVMGQPYEIEVYYYTVNNITYVLLDAPIFRKQTKANPYIARMDDIESAILYAAWNSCIAETIRRFPVDIYHINDYHGAAAPLYLLPQTVPCCLSLHNAEFQGMWPMRTPEEQKEVCEVFNLPPEVVRDYVQYGSVFNLLHAGASYLRIHQRGFGAVGVSRKYGDRSLARYPIFWSLKNIGQLPNPDPSDTADWDPNEDISNQSKEIEIDQSFEEKRGDLRRQAQEWAGLEVDPTAELFVFVGRWSLQKGVDLIADIFPSILEKYPKTQLICVGPVIDLYGRFAALKLEKLMKKYPKRVYSKPEFTQLPPYIFSGAEFALIPSRDEPFGLVAVEFGRKGALGVGARVGGLGQMPGFWYTVESMTPSHLLQQFRQAIVSALDCKHNKRQMMRAWSAKQRFPVAQWLKQLDELYSESIRIHQKEAKKKKFDALSPSPMGTRPSSRASNISNTYVDPTGGAHTPGITPSPSPGPEQGLMTPRLASPEALPTPTAPWAGGMKSNSPRESVASSINGNTLYANPAAQSSTVSVDSFAIRAQKDGMHSPGLAPSDNGLSLPRPAFGNANRNSSLLSLPDVVGDRQDFKLQQVDQFFNDTNGEYYAEFEDMLETLSAGNSTNELCIETFLKRSEKEWFARYRDAKLGRYRESHIGSPGSRPESRNGLGGRNESVVSRGRQRHRSMTPSGLARSVFETSPPGNGGGGGGMVDDEFLLGDGYRAPTGLKRIMSIRIGDWPIYSFFLALQQVISVSSYQIVLLTGETNQTPEKLYMVAATYLATSLIWWALERNFKSVYSLSAPWFFYGLAFMLIGISPLLSDWRVSNKLEEAATCFYAAGASSGALSFALNFGDEGGAPTKQWITRALVVSGFAQVFSIGLWYWGSIVSTLDPTSTIFVGTSKVPQAIVVGIPICLLMWAIGAMLYVGLPDFYRQSPASIPGFWISLWRRKVVPWFFVMIIIQNYWLSAPYGRSWQFLFNTQHVPGWGIFLLALGFYVGLWALVLWGFSHFSEEHTWLLPIFAIGLCAPRWAQEFWGTSGIGWYLPWAGGPVGSAILSRCLWLWLGLLDNIQGVGLGMLLLATLTRQHVLTVLVGAQVIGSAFTMLARATSPNALSPNTTFPDFSQGIMPGAASPYFWVCLGFQLIIPFGFFKFFRKEQVEKP